A stretch of the Rosa rugosa chromosome 5, drRosRugo1.1, whole genome shotgun sequence genome encodes the following:
- the LOC133709346 gene encoding 3-ketoacyl-CoA synthase 6 — MPPILPDFSNSVKLKYVKLGYQYLVNHFLTLALVPIMAGIFLEVLRIGPEEVLNLWTSLHLDLVQILCSSFLIIFIATVYFMSKPRTIYLVDYACYKPPVTCRVPFSTFMEHSRLILSNNPKSVEFQMRILERSGLGEETCLPPAIHYIPPQPTMEAARGEAELVIFSAMDSLFEKTGLKPKDIDILIVNCSLFSPTPSLSAMVINKYKLRSNIRSFNLSGMGCSAGLISIDLARDLLQVHPNSNAVVVSTEIITPNYYQGKERAMLLPNCLFRMGGAAILLSNRRSESRRAKYRLVHVVRTHKGADDKAYRCVFEEEDREGKVGISLQKDLMAIAGEALKSNITTIGPLVLPASEQLLFLLTLIGRKIVNPKWKPYIPDFKQAFEHFCIHAGGRAVIDELQKNLQLSAEHCEASRMTLHRFGNTSSSSLWYELGYIEAKGRMRKGDRVWQIAFGSGFKCNSAVWKCNRTIKTAANDDGPWADCIERYPVHIPEVVKL, encoded by the coding sequence ATGCCTCCAATCTTGCCGGACTTCTCCAACTCCGTCAAGCTCAAGTATGTCAAACTCGGGTACCAATACCTCGTGAACCATTTCCTCACCCTCGCTCTAGTTCCTATAATGGCCGGGATTTTTCTCGAGGTTCTACGCATCGGCCCGGAGGAGGTTCTAAACTTGTGGACCTCCCTCCACTTGGATCTCGTCCAAATCCTCTGCTCCTCTTTCCTCATCATATTCATCGCCACCGTCTACTTCATGTCTAAGCCACGAACCATCTACCTCGTCGACTACGCTTGCTACAAGCCACCTGTTACCTGCCGCGTCCCCTTCTCCACATTTATGGAACACTCCCGCCTCATCCTCAGCAACAACCCTAAGAGCGTCGAGTTCCAGATGAGGATCCTCGAGCGCTCTGGTCTTGGGGAAGAAACTTGCCTTCCCCCAGCCATTCACTACATCCCTCCCCAACCCACCATGGAGGCTGCGAGGGGCGAGGCGGAGCTCGTCATATTCTCCGCAATGGACTCTCTATTTGAGAAGACCGGCCTTAAACCTAAAGACATAGATATTCTGATCGTCAATTGCAGCCTGTTCTCGCCGACTCCTTCTTTGTCGGCGATGGTGATCAACAAGTACAAGCTCCGAAGTAACATCCGGAGCTTCAACTTGTCCGGCATGGGGTGCAGCGCCGGTCTCATATCCATCGACTTGGCACGTGACCTTCTTCAGGTTCATCCTAACTCAAATGCGGTGGTGGTCAGTACGGAGATCATAACTCCGAATTATTACCAAGGAAAAGAGAGGGCTATGCTTTTGCCCAACTGCCTCTTCCGTATGGGTGGGGCCGCCATACTCTTGTCCAACCGTAGATCCGAGAGCCGACGTGCCAAGTACAGGTTGGTCCACGTGGTCCGAACCCACAAGGGAGCCGACGACAAGGCCTACCGCTGCGTGTTCGAGGAGGAAGACAGGGAGGGCAAGGTCGGAATTTCACTCCAAAAAGATCTGATGGCCATCGCCGGCGAGGCCCTGAAATCCAACATCACCACTATCGGTCCTCTAGTACTTCCGGCGTCGGAGCAGCTCCTCTTCCTGCTAACCCTCATCGGAAGAAAGATAGTGAACCCCAAGTGGAAGCCTTACATTCCAGACTTCAAGCAGGCGTTCGAGCACTTCTGCATCCACGCTGGAGGTCGAGCCGTTATCGACGAGCTTCAGAAGAATCTACAGTTGTCGGCGGAGCACTGCGAGGCGTCGAGGATGACGCTGCACAGGTTCGGCAATACGTCGTCGTCTTCGCTTTGGTACGAGTTGGGGTACATTGAGGCCAAGGGGAGGATGAGGAAGGGAGATAGGGTTTGGCAGATTGCGTTTGGGAGTGGGTTTAAGTGCAACAGCGCCGTGTGGAAGTGTAACCGGACCATCAAGACGGCGGCTAATGATGATGGGCCCTGGGCCGATTGCATTGAAAGGTACCCGGTTCATATTCCTGAAGTCGTCAAACTCTAG